In a single window of the Rhopalosiphum padi isolate XX-2018 chromosome 1, ASM2088224v1, whole genome shotgun sequence genome:
- the LOC132917580 gene encoding natterin-3-like isoform X2, with protein sequence MLGGYGWVPMDQQHTLLWVPCNSGDPLPRGAVHAGTDKGGDPLYAGRAFYEGDLLPAKINPSHSSAYVCWGGMEHALSHFEVLCHANVAWQTAQGNHIPPNAIVIGATVNGEKLYMGRTLHDGTITPGKIHPSHGTLYIPYNGEEVSVTEYEIMIYRPPMTIN encoded by the exons ATGCTTG GTGGTTATGGATGGGTCCCGATGGATCAACAACACACTCTGTTATGGGTACCATGCAATTCCGGCGATCCGTTACCCAGAGGAGCCGTACACGCGGGCACGGATAAGGGCGGTGACCCGTTGTACGCGGGTCGGGCTTTTTACGAAGGTGACTTGCTGCCAGCGAAAATTAACCCGAGTCATTCGTCGGCATACGTGTGTTGGGGAGGCATGGAGCATGCCTTGAGCCACTTCGAG gTTTTATGTCATGCAAACGTGGCATGGCAAACTGCTCAAGGAAACCATATTCCACCAAACGCTATTGTTATAGGTGCAACCGTTAACGGTGAAAAACTTTACATGGGACGCACGCTTCATGACGGAACAATAACTCCtggaaaa ATACATCCCAGTCATGGAACACTTTACATTCCATATAACGGAGAAGAAGTATCCGTCACTGAGTATGAAATCATGATTTACCGACCACCTatgacaattaattaa
- the LOC132917580 gene encoding uncharacterized protein LOC132917580 isoform X1, with the protein MILPMSGGYGWVPMDQQHTLLWVPCNSGDPLPRGAVHAGTDKGGDPLYAGRAFYEGDLLPAKINPSHSSAYVCWGGMEHALSHFEVLCHANVAWQTAQGNHIPPNAIVIGATVNGEKLYMGRTLHDGTITPGKIHPSHGTLYIPYNGEEVSVTEYEIMIYRPPMTIN; encoded by the exons ATGATTTTACCAATGTCCG GTGGTTATGGATGGGTCCCGATGGATCAACAACACACTCTGTTATGGGTACCATGCAATTCCGGCGATCCGTTACCCAGAGGAGCCGTACACGCGGGCACGGATAAGGGCGGTGACCCGTTGTACGCGGGTCGGGCTTTTTACGAAGGTGACTTGCTGCCAGCGAAAATTAACCCGAGTCATTCGTCGGCATACGTGTGTTGGGGAGGCATGGAGCATGCCTTGAGCCACTTCGAG gTTTTATGTCATGCAAACGTGGCATGGCAAACTGCTCAAGGAAACCATATTCCACCAAACGCTATTGTTATAGGTGCAACCGTTAACGGTGAAAAACTTTACATGGGACGCACGCTTCATGACGGAACAATAACTCCtggaaaa ATACATCCCAGTCATGGAACACTTTACATTCCATATAACGGAGAAGAAGTATCCGTCACTGAGTATGAAATCATGATTTACCGACCACCTatgacaattaattaa